In one Watersipora subatra chromosome 6, tzWatSuba1.1, whole genome shotgun sequence genomic region, the following are encoded:
- the LOC137398988 gene encoding uncharacterized protein, with product MDRPRKDQLASHYKENHEARKSTTPPVEEMNDSQRLAMVIVITVGVVLLAVIAALTGIRLHLASKKLQISKQSSTGSETDVKLGCELQLNSVESCSSGYQTTANPNNEYAELDDVYQFLELPRIKGPPTPRLGERLKISRISFRYAITPPLPRSAASQSTHPDYYGGASDISEQAPPSDLGYMEFLEDDAQMGDCKVIAL from the exons ATGGATAGACCTCGGAAAGATCAACTCGCATCTCATTATAAAG AAAACCATGAAGCCCGGAAGAGCACAACTCCACCAGTGGAAGAGATGAATGACAGCCAAAGATTAGCAATGGTTATAGTTATCACAGTTGGAGTTGTCCTTCTAGCTGTAATTGCTGCCTTGACTGGTATCAGACTTCATCTTGCCAGTAAAAA GTTACAAATATCTAAACAGTCTTCAACAGGGTCAGAAACTGATGTTAAACTAGGATGTGAACTGCAACTAAACTCAG TAGAAAGCTGCTCAAGTGGCTATCAGACAACAGCAAACCCCAACAATGAATATGCAGAATTAGACGATGTTTATCAGTTCTTGGAGCTACCAAGGATCAAAGGGCCTCCAACACCGAGACTCGGGGAGCGTCTGAAAATTAGCAGAAT ATCTTTCCGGTACGCCATCACACCACCCCTACCCCGTTCAGCAGCCAGTCAATCTACTCATCCAGACTATTATGGTGGAGCATCAGATATTTCTGAACAAGCTCCGCCCTCAGATCTTGGTTATATGGAGTTTCTTGAAGATGATGCACAAATGGGCGATTGCAAAGTTATAGCTTTATAA
- the LOC137398800 gene encoding uncharacterized protein yields the protein MDYGSAHIKPFGVAVDPLTVGSRWRKWKRSFEYFVAARGIANNAQNKVMLMDLSREEVQDIFDVLPEETEGDNVYVKAMAALDRYFEPKTNVPYERSVFRRTEVNEGETITSYVTRLRRLAVTCEFEETENVIRDQVIEKCHSNRLRMKLLEKGSTLTLANVIAMSQTEEAVLRQTSDIEANVGHGAKREGEPVNRVSGPSGVRYKTQTKDSRACYRCKSTKHLASARKCPARERRCNECGRKGHFNGSKYCDKSNKSTTQAAIVDSLDFTNNAQEADVDALFTISSEFSADEGDNYYDLHA from the exons ATGGATTATGGTTCTGCTCATATTAAGCCATTTGGTGTGGCTGTGGACCCTTTGACTGTTGGGTCAAGATGGAGGAAGTGGAAACGGTCCTTTGAGTATTTTGTGGCAGCTAGGGGGATTGCTAATAATGCACAGAATAAAGTGATGCTGATGGATCTTTCAAGAGAGGAAGTTCAAGACATATTCGACGTCTTGCCTGAAGAAACCGAAGGTGACAATGTTTATGTCAAGGCAATGGCAGCTTTAGACAGGTACTTTGAACCAAAAACGAACGTGCCATATGAAAGGTCAGTTTTTCGTCGCACTGAAGTAAATGAAGGGGAGACCATTACTAGTTATGTGACCAGATTACGCCGATTAGCTGTTACCTGTGAGTTTGAAGAGACTGAAAATGTCATTAGAGACCAAGTCATAGAGAAATGTCATAGCAATAGGCTTAGAATGAAACTTTTGGAGAAAGGCTCGACGCTCACATTGGCCAATGTTATAGCAATGTCCCAAACTGAAGAGGCTGTTTTGCGGCAGACGAGTGATATAGAGGCTAATGTCGGTCATGGTGCTAAGAGAGAGGGCGAACCAGTTAACAGGGTTAGCGGCCCTAGTGGAGTGCGCTATAAGACACAAACAAAAGACAGTCGTGCCTGTTATAGATGCAAGTCAACCAAACATTTGGCATCAGCTCGAAAATGCCCAGCACGAGAGCGACGATGTAATGAGTGTGGAAGAAAAGGGCACTTCAATGGCTCGAAGTACTGTGATAAAAGCAACAAGTCTACTACACAAGCAGCTATTGTGGACAGTTTGGACTTTACAAACAATGCGCAGGAGGCTGATGTGGATGCTCTATTTACAATTAGTAGCGAGTTCTCGGCTGATGAGGGAGACAACTACTATG ATCTGCATGCTTAG